Proteins from one Pseudomonadota bacterium genomic window:
- the gatC gene encoding Asp-tRNA(Asn)/Glu-tRNA(Gln) amidotransferase subunit GatC, giving the protein MSDTAKRDRKNAAVEKTARLAKLAFDEAEMKRFVEKAASVLEYVEQLSELDTSGIEPTSHAVDFRPVLRQDEVRTFDDPDSTTADAPERDGPYVQVPRVIESE; this is encoded by the coding sequence ATGTCCGACACTGCAAAGAGAGACCGGAAGAACGCCGCGGTGGAGAAGACGGCGAGGCTCGCGAAACTCGCGTTCGACGAGGCGGAGATGAAGAGGTTCGTCGAGAAGGCCGCCTCGGTGCTCGAGTACGTGGAGCAGCTCTCCGAGCTCGACACCTCGGGGATCGAGCCCACGTCGCACGCGGTGGATTTCAGGCCGGTGCTCCGCCAGGACGAGGTCCGCACGTTCGACGACCCGGACAGCACCACGGCCGACGCGCCCGAGCGCGACGGTCCCTACGTCCAGGTGCCGCGCGTTATCGAAAGCGAGTGA
- the gatA gene encoding Asp-tRNA(Asn)/Glu-tRNA(Gln) amidotransferase subunit GatA, which yields MRELCKKGLAQLAELLKGRKISSVELTREYLAEIEERDPSINSFVTLCPEAAMEAAKAADARLARGEGATALTGVPIAIKDIFVTKGVRTTCCSRILENYVPPYDGTVVAKLKASGAVMTGKLSMDEFAMGSSNEFSAFGPVKNPWDRSLTPGGSSGGSAAAVAAGLTPVSLGTDTGGSVRQPAAFCGVVGLKPTYGRISRYGIIAFASSLDQVGPMARDVRDCAAMLGAVAGHDELDATTIPAPVPDYAASLTGDVRGKTVGVPREYFVEGIDPEVESAVRAASDVLARLGAKVIDISLPHTRYSLACYYIIAPAEASANLARYDGVRYGHGSRNAKDLDALFSDSRTEGFGPEVALRIVLGTYVLSSGYYDAYYLKARKARTLIKGDFLEAFKECDAIIAPVTPTPPFRLGEKIDDPIRMYLNDIFTIPVNLAGLPGLSMPCGVTKSALPIGMQLIGRPLEEAELLNMAYAYERATEWHTKVPVED from the coding sequence ATGCGGGAACTCTGCAAAAAGGGTCTGGCTCAGCTCGCGGAGCTCCTCAAGGGGCGGAAGATAAGCTCGGTCGAGCTGACCCGCGAATACCTCGCCGAGATAGAGGAGCGCGACCCGTCCATAAACTCGTTCGTCACCCTCTGCCCCGAGGCGGCGATGGAGGCGGCGAAGGCGGCCGACGCCCGCCTAGCCCGGGGCGAAGGCGCGACCGCCCTGACCGGGGTGCCGATCGCCATCAAGGACATCTTCGTCACAAAGGGCGTGCGCACCACCTGCTGCTCGCGCATCCTCGAAAACTACGTGCCCCCGTACGACGGGACCGTTGTGGCGAAACTCAAGGCCTCCGGCGCGGTGATGACCGGCAAGCTCTCCATGGACGAGTTCGCGATGGGGTCGTCGAACGAGTTCTCCGCGTTCGGCCCGGTGAAAAACCCGTGGGACAGATCCCTCACTCCGGGGGGATCCAGCGGCGGTTCAGCCGCCGCGGTGGCGGCCGGTCTCACCCCGGTCTCGCTCGGCACGGACACCGGCGGCTCCGTGCGCCAGCCCGCGGCCTTCTGCGGAGTCGTGGGGCTCAAGCCCACCTACGGCAGGATCAGCCGCTACGGGATAATCGCCTTCGCGAGCTCGCTCGACCAGGTCGGCCCCATGGCCCGCGACGTGCGTGACTGCGCCGCGATGCTCGGGGCGGTCGCGGGGCACGACGAGCTCGACGCCACGACCATCCCCGCGCCGGTCCCCGACTACGCGGCGTCGCTCACCGGGGACGTGAGGGGCAAGACCGTCGGAGTGCCCAGGGAATATTTCGTGGAGGGCATCGACCCCGAAGTGGAGTCCGCGGTCCGGGCGGCATCCGACGTGCTCGCCCGCCTCGGGGCAAAGGTGATCGACATCTCGCTGCCCCACACCAGATACTCGCTTGCCTGCTACTACATAATCGCGCCGGCCGAGGCCTCGGCGAACCTCGCCCGCTACGACGGCGTGCGCTACGGCCATGGCTCCAGAAACGCGAAGGATCTCGACGCCCTCTTCTCCGACAGCAGGACCGAGGGTTTCGGGCCCGAGGTGGCGCTCCGCATCGTGCTGGGTACCTACGTGCTCTCGTCGGGCTACTACGACGCCTACTATCTCAAGGCGCGGAAGGCGCGAACGCTCATCAAGGGGGACTTCCTCGAAGCCTTCAAGGAGTGCGACGCCATCATCGCGCCGGTGACGCCCACGCCCCCTTTCCGGCTGGGCGAGAAGATCGACGACCCGATCAGGATGTATCTCAACGACATATTCACCATACCGGTGAACCTGGCCGGCCTGCCCGGCCTCTCGATGCCGTGCGGCGTGACGAAATCGGCGCTGCCCATAGGCATGCAGCTCATCGGCAGGCCGCTTGAGGAGGCGGAACTCCTCAACATGGCCTACGCCTACGAGCGGGCCACGGAGTGGCACACAAAGGTGCCGGTTGAAGACTAG
- a CDS encoding helix-turn-helix transcriptional regulator codes for MAKEIAVVPNNVNRFREELLMSKAELARKAGLSALTIDRVESGMHCRMDTKRKILLALGLKLTDKDRVFPEA; via the coding sequence ATGGCAAAGGAAATAGCGGTGGTTCCCAACAACGTGAATCGCTTCCGTGAGGAGCTGCTCATGAGCAAGGCCGAGCTCGCGCGCAAGGCCGGGCTGTCGGCACTCACGATCGATCGCGTCGAGAGCGGCATGCACTGCAGGATGGATACCAAGCGCAAGATACTGCTGGCCCTCGGCCTCAAGCTCACCGACAAAGACCGCGTCTTTCCTGAAGCTTAG
- a CDS encoding prepilin peptidase, with amino-acid sequence MHLQVLENFPPWTLYLLAGLMGAVLGSFAGVCIWRMPRDESVVWPPSHCPACGRRLSWWENIPLVSYAILRARCRTCRAWISPRYPIVELAMVLLSLFAWWHFQEPLRYLVYLCLFILPMLIVTGIDLYHCIIPDSITIPGIAAGFIVKLLLDGGEPACLWRAVDSLAGIVVGGGALYLVALAYEKIRRQEGLGGGDVKLIAMIGAFFGWKAALLALFIASFLGSFVGLIVVIALRKDLKYAIPFGPFLATAGVVYLFFGDRLIAWYARFF; translated from the coding sequence ATGCATCTTCAGGTGCTCGAGAATTTCCCGCCCTGGACGCTCTATCTCCTGGCTGGCCTCATGGGGGCGGTGCTCGGGAGCTTCGCGGGCGTATGCATCTGGCGCATGCCAAGGGATGAATCGGTGGTGTGGCCTCCGTCGCACTGCCCCGCCTGCGGCCGCAGGCTGTCCTGGTGGGAGAACATTCCGCTCGTGAGCTATGCGATCCTCAGGGCCAGGTGCCGAACCTGCCGCGCCTGGATATCGCCCCGCTACCCCATCGTCGAGCTGGCCATGGTCCTGCTCTCCCTGTTCGCGTGGTGGCATTTTCAGGAGCCCCTGCGGTACCTGGTCTACCTGTGCCTGTTCATCCTGCCGATGCTCATCGTAACGGGGATAGACCTGTATCACTGCATAATACCCGATTCCATCACCATCCCTGGCATAGCTGCAGGGTTCATAGTCAAGCTCCTCCTCGACGGGGGGGAGCCGGCCTGTCTCTGGAGGGCTGTGGATTCGTTGGCCGGGATCGTCGTCGGAGGGGGGGCGCTCTACCTTGTGGCCCTCGCCTATGAGAAGATCCGCAGGCAGGAGGGGCTGGGCGGCGGCGATGTGAAGCTCATCGCCATGATCGGGGCATTCTTCGGCTGGAAGGCGGCGCTCTTGGCGCTCTTCATCGCCTCGTTTCTGGGCTCGTTCGTGGGGCTGATCGTAGTTATCGCCCTTCGCAAGGACCTCAAATATGCCATACCTTTCGGGCCCTTCCTGGCGACGGCAGGGGTTGTATACCTCTTTTTCGGCGATCGCCTGATCGCCTGGTATGCCAGGTTTTTCTAG
- a CDS encoding zf-TFIIB domain-containing protein, with protein MPKPPRPESSYFERDDLRKRHKIAELRRKQMAKEEAERHRLLHWRRCGNCGMELEEISFKGQTIHKCFNCGSVLLLRGTLESLCGKEKRILEAFLDIFKF; from the coding sequence GTGCCGAAGCCGCCGCGGCCTGAATCGTCATATTTTGAGCGGGACGACCTGAGGAAGAGGCACAAGATCGCCGAGCTCAGGCGCAAGCAGATGGCCAAGGAGGAGGCCGAGAGGCACAGGCTCCTGCACTGGCGCAGGTGCGGCAACTGCGGCATGGAGCTGGAGGAGATAAGCTTCAAGGGCCAGACGATACACAAGTGCTTCAACTGCGGAAGCGTCCTCCTCCTGCGAGGCACGCTGGAGAGCCTCTGCGGCAAGGAAAAGCGGATACTCGAGGCCTTCCTCGACATCTTCAAGTTCTGA